The proteins below are encoded in one region of Nocardioides marmorisolisilvae:
- a CDS encoding GrpB family protein translates to MHEPHQTRVPRRDDVKEPELIGGVEKRTLVLVEHDPAWATRYREHERRIRAALGSAAIGSAAIGVEHIGSTAVPGLAAKPIIDILVTVPDITAEEDHLDPLVRAGYVLRVREPGHRMVRTAERDVHVHVLGTDDPAAADYLLLRDYLRGNAADRERYEATKRDLVARDWPDMNAYADAKTEVIEDIKRRARARLARREASTQGCGERCSRGVVKGSKGSSLASCRSRARWLSSTS, encoded by the coding sequence GTGCACGAGCCCCACCAGACCCGGGTACCCCGCCGCGACGACGTCAAGGAACCAGAGCTCATCGGCGGGGTCGAGAAGCGCACGCTGGTGCTGGTGGAGCACGATCCAGCCTGGGCGACCCGGTACCGCGAGCACGAGCGCCGCATCCGCGCGGCGCTCGGGAGCGCTGCGATCGGGAGCGCTGCGATCGGCGTGGAGCATATCGGCTCCACCGCCGTTCCCGGCCTCGCTGCCAAGCCGATCATCGACATCCTCGTCACGGTCCCCGACATCACAGCCGAGGAAGACCATCTGGACCCGTTGGTCCGGGCCGGCTACGTGCTGCGGGTGCGCGAACCCGGCCATCGGATGGTCCGTACGGCGGAGCGTGACGTGCATGTCCATGTCCTGGGGACCGACGATCCCGCTGCGGCGGACTATCTGCTCCTACGGGACTACCTACGGGGCAACGCTGCGGACCGTGAGCGCTACGAGGCGACCAAGCGGGACCTGGTCGCACGGGACTGGCCGGACATGAACGCCTACGCCGACGCCAAGACAGAGGTGATCGAGGACATCAAGCGGCGCGCACGGGCTCGGCTGGCACGCCGAGAGGCGAGCACCCAAGGCTGCGGGGAGCGTTGCTCTCGCGGGGTGGTGAAAGGGTCGAAAGGGTCTAGCCTCGCATCATGCAGATCCCGCGCGCGGTGGCTGTCTTCAACAAGCTGA
- a CDS encoding OsmC family protein, which yields MTISETFRSVELTRIGRTRYKATNVRGGVLPIGSGDDPDFTPVELLLAAIAGCSAIDVDLITGKRAQPEAFDVHVEGDKVRDEGGNHMTNLKLVFDVRFPEGESGDAARAVLQRAIEQSRDRLCTVSRTVALGAPVAMTTSPR from the coding sequence ATGACCATCAGCGAGACCTTCCGCTCCGTCGAGCTCACCCGCATCGGCCGCACCCGCTACAAGGCGACCAACGTCCGTGGGGGAGTGCTCCCGATCGGCAGCGGTGACGATCCGGATTTCACCCCGGTCGAGCTGCTTCTCGCCGCCATCGCCGGATGCTCGGCGATCGACGTCGACCTGATCACCGGCAAGCGGGCGCAGCCGGAGGCCTTCGACGTACACGTCGAGGGCGACAAGGTCCGCGACGAGGGCGGCAACCACATGACCAACCTCAAGCTCGTCTTCGACGTCCGGTTCCCGGAGGGGGAGTCCGGCGACGCTGCGCGCGCGGTGCTCCAGCGCGCCATCGAGCAGTCCCGCGACCGGCTGTGCACAGTCAGTCGCACGGTCGCGCTGGGCGCTCCGGTGGCGATGACTACTTCACCGAGGTGA
- a CDS encoding class I SAM-dependent methyltransferase, producing the protein MAADVQKTTSSHASSSADPSAAWPELASDYERARGREDSLDRLVEWPAQRDLLGDVAGLTVLDLGCGNGSKIAELVDAGATGAVGVDVSGNFLGARPAGLELIQGDLNEVDAMPGLAGRAFDRILFLQSFGYARDPVRVLQAARAMLADDGFILLTRTQPIRYAVERAERNGTSLGEEYFSRASYTYRTSWNEEIALTKRTYTISDLLNVFTAAGLWVETAIEPQLSEDARRRYPHKQEWMNKYLGILIFKLRPHRRR; encoded by the coding sequence GTGGCGGCCGACGTGCAGAAGACGACGAGTTCCCACGCGAGCAGCTCTGCCGATCCGAGCGCTGCGTGGCCGGAGCTCGCCTCGGACTACGAGCGCGCCCGAGGCAGGGAGGACTCGCTGGACCGGCTCGTCGAGTGGCCCGCGCAGCGCGACCTCCTGGGTGATGTCGCCGGACTGACCGTGCTGGACCTCGGTTGCGGCAACGGAAGCAAGATCGCCGAACTTGTGGATGCGGGTGCGACCGGCGCCGTGGGCGTGGACGTCAGCGGCAACTTCCTCGGCGCTCGGCCCGCCGGGTTGGAGCTGATCCAAGGCGATCTGAACGAGGTGGACGCCATGCCCGGGCTTGCGGGCCGCGCGTTCGACCGGATCTTGTTCCTGCAGTCGTTCGGCTACGCGAGGGATCCGGTCCGAGTCCTGCAAGCGGCACGCGCGATGCTCGCCGACGACGGGTTCATCCTGCTGACCCGGACCCAGCCGATCCGGTACGCCGTCGAACGGGCCGAGCGCAACGGCACTTCGTTGGGCGAGGAGTACTTCTCCAGGGCGTCGTACACCTACCGCACCAGTTGGAACGAGGAGATCGCCCTCACGAAGCGGACCTACACCATCTCGGACCTGCTGAACGTGTTCACCGCCGCCGGGCTGTGGGTGGAGACCGCGATCGAGCCACAGTTGTCCGAAGACGCCCGACGTCGCTACCCGCACAAGCAGGAATGGATGAACAAGTATCTCGGCATCCTGATCTTCAAGCTCAGGCCTCATCGCCGCCGTTGA
- a CDS encoding cyclopropane-fatty-acyl-phospholipid synthase family protein has product MVVDRLLSRLEFGRVELTFWDGETRRYGRGGPEAHLRLTDPAVVRRALRSASLAVGEAYVDGDIQIPEDDLDTLFWILASNRARFRALRPLRLLHRTEPNRRSTQRGQISRHYDVGNAYYRLFLDDTLSYFCAYFTSDDDTLETAQRQKIDHTLAKLRPLPGHRILDIGCGWGHLLVGAAKAHEVTGVGITLSSEQLAEARTLAEREGVADRVRFELMNFQDLATCSDPALRGPFDRVVSVGMFEHVGRRLHPVFFAAVRDLLVTHGIAVMNTITDQRDQQVDAWVDRYVFPGGHLPTVARIERLLAASGLWSVDRENLWRHYGRTVGLWRERHRAHRAEIVAMYDERFYRIRDLWLAGSKAGFDYGSLGLTQLVFTKGKPADWPWVRPDAG; this is encoded by the coding sequence ATGGTGGTCGACCGGCTGCTGAGCCGGTTGGAGTTCGGACGCGTCGAGCTCACGTTCTGGGACGGCGAGACCCGCCGCTACGGCCGCGGTGGCCCCGAGGCCCACCTCAGGCTGACCGACCCTGCCGTCGTACGGCGTGCCCTGCGCAGCGCCAGCCTCGCGGTCGGTGAGGCCTACGTCGACGGCGACATCCAGATCCCCGAGGACGACCTGGACACACTCTTCTGGATCCTGGCGAGCAACCGCGCCCGGTTCCGCGCTCTGCGGCCGCTGCGGCTGCTGCACCGCACCGAGCCGAACCGGCGCTCGACCCAGCGCGGCCAGATCAGTCGGCACTATGACGTCGGCAACGCCTACTACCGACTGTTCCTCGACGACACGCTCAGCTACTTCTGTGCCTACTTCACCTCCGACGACGACACCCTCGAGACGGCCCAACGGCAGAAGATCGACCACACACTGGCCAAGCTGCGGCCCCTCCCTGGTCATCGCATCCTGGACATCGGCTGTGGGTGGGGCCATCTCCTGGTCGGCGCCGCCAAGGCGCACGAGGTCACCGGCGTCGGGATCACCCTGAGCAGCGAGCAACTCGCCGAGGCCAGGACGCTCGCCGAGCGCGAAGGGGTGGCCGACCGGGTCCGCTTCGAGCTGATGAACTTCCAGGACCTGGCGACGTGCAGCGACCCGGCACTGCGGGGGCCCTTCGACCGGGTCGTCAGCGTCGGCATGTTCGAGCACGTGGGCCGCCGGCTCCATCCGGTGTTCTTCGCGGCGGTGCGGGACCTGCTCGTCACCCACGGCATCGCGGTGATGAACACGATCACCGACCAGCGTGACCAGCAGGTCGACGCGTGGGTGGACCGGTACGTCTTCCCCGGCGGCCACCTGCCTACCGTGGCCAGGATCGAGCGGTTGCTCGCCGCGTCGGGCCTGTGGTCGGTGGACCGGGAGAACCTGTGGCGCCACTACGGGCGGACCGTCGGGCTGTGGCGGGAGCGACATCGTGCGCACCGCGCCGAGATCGTGGCGATGTACGACGAGCGCTTCTACCGCATCCGTGATCTCTGGTTGGCCGGGTCCAAGGCGGGGTTCGACTACGGCAGTCTCGGCCTGACCCAGCTCGTCTTCACCAAGGGCAAGCCCGCCGACTGGCCGTGGGTGCGTCCCGATGCAGGCTGA
- a CDS encoding exonuclease SbcCD subunit D, translating into MRILHTSDWHLGRAFHGVGMLTHQAAWLDHLLEVVEQESVDLVVVAGDVYDRGLPPVDAVALANEALGRLAASRARVVVTSGNHDSARRLGFAAGLIDHAGVHLRTDAGDVGRPVLLEDAHGAVAVYGIPYLDPDLARRAWDLPTRSHHAALSAALQRVEADLATRPGTRSVLLAHAFVAGGAPSDSERDIAVGGISVVPTALFDRIDYTALGHLHGAQTLSESVRYSGSPLAYSFSEASHTKGSWLVELGATGCTAQFVAAPVPRPLARLNGSLETLLTDAALAVHEHSWVQATLTDTVRPLQAMDRLRARFPHALALSYSPADRPTAAVRGSSSGRSDHDLALEFLAAVRGTPADAAEAALLQRAVDSCCHDVEADTLTSVR; encoded by the coding sequence ATGCGCATCCTGCACACGTCCGACTGGCACCTGGGACGTGCCTTCCACGGGGTCGGGATGCTCACCCACCAGGCTGCCTGGCTCGACCACCTGCTCGAGGTGGTCGAGCAGGAGTCGGTCGACCTGGTGGTCGTCGCCGGCGACGTGTACGACCGCGGGCTGCCGCCCGTCGACGCGGTCGCGCTGGCCAACGAGGCTCTCGGTCGGTTGGCCGCATCGCGCGCCCGGGTGGTGGTGACCAGCGGCAACCACGACTCCGCGCGCAGACTCGGCTTCGCCGCCGGGCTGATCGACCACGCGGGCGTGCACCTGCGCACCGATGCCGGCGACGTCGGCCGGCCGGTGCTGCTGGAGGACGCGCACGGCGCTGTCGCCGTCTACGGCATCCCCTACCTCGACCCGGACCTGGCCCGGCGCGCCTGGGACCTTCCCACCCGCTCGCATCATGCCGCGCTCTCAGCCGCCCTCCAGCGGGTCGAGGCCGACCTCGCCACCCGGCCGGGCACCCGCTCGGTGCTGCTGGCCCACGCCTTCGTCGCCGGTGGCGCGCCCAGCGACAGTGAGCGGGACATCGCCGTCGGCGGCATCTCGGTGGTGCCCACCGCGCTGTTCGACCGGATCGACTACACCGCACTCGGCCACCTGCACGGCGCCCAGACCCTCAGCGAGTCGGTCCGCTACTCGGGATCTCCGCTGGCCTACTCGTTCTCCGAGGCGAGCCACACCAAGGGCTCCTGGCTGGTGGAGCTCGGCGCGACCGGATGCACCGCACAGTTCGTGGCGGCCCCGGTGCCGCGGCCGCTCGCGCGGCTCAACGGCAGCCTCGAGACCCTGCTGACCGACGCCGCACTCGCCGTGCACGAGCACAGCTGGGTACAGGCCACCCTGACCGACACCGTCCGGCCCCTCCAGGCGATGGACCGGCTCCGTGCGCGGTTCCCGCATGCCCTCGCGCTGAGCTACTCCCCCGCCGACCGCCCGACCGCCGCGGTCCGTGGGAGCAGCTCGGGCCGCAGCGACCATGACCTCGCCCTCGAGTTCCTCGCGGCCGTCCGGGGCACGCCTGCCGACGCCGCAGAGGCCGCGCTGCTCCAGCGTGCGGTCGACTCCTGCTGCCACGACGTCGAGGCCGACACCCTGACGAGCGTGCGATGA
- a CDS encoding lipopolysaccharide assembly protein LapA domain-containing protein — protein sequence MSENPGTDATTDAPDHGVRHDPLRHSRTSRTWAALFAFGVILVLLIIFIAQNTQTVQVSFLGWSGHAPLAVALLIAAAAAILITAVAGTLRILQLRRRVTRDNRRRR from the coding sequence ATGAGCGAGAACCCAGGCACCGACGCAACGACCGACGCGCCCGATCACGGCGTGCGCCACGACCCACTTCGCCACTCACGCACCAGCCGCACCTGGGCCGCGCTCTTCGCGTTCGGCGTGATCCTGGTGCTGCTGATCATCTTCATCGCCCAGAACACCCAGACCGTCCAGGTCTCCTTCCTCGGCTGGTCCGGGCACGCTCCCCTGGCGGTGGCCCTCCTGATCGCGGCCGCAGCCGCCATCCTGATCACCGCTGTGGCCGGGACGCTGCGCATCCTCCAGCTGCGTCGGAGGGTGACCCGGGACAATCGCCGCCGACGCTGA
- a CDS encoding SRPBCC domain-containing protein — MRALDETRGAVRVEDIYDTDIEDLWDACTRPERLARWIAQVAGEPRVGDTVEAVFTSTWSGPVRVEACDAPTHLLLTMGPETDDETVLEAWLTEGASGTRLVVEERGLPVERLHFYGAGWQVHLEDLARSFVGDAHPEGWSESTPSTAWHARWIALTPTYEEAAVG, encoded by the coding sequence ATGAGAGCGCTCGACGAGACCCGCGGTGCGGTCCGCGTCGAGGACATCTACGACACCGACATCGAGGACCTGTGGGATGCGTGTACCCGGCCGGAGCGGCTGGCACGCTGGATTGCGCAGGTGGCGGGGGAGCCGCGGGTGGGTGACACCGTCGAGGCCGTGTTCACCAGCACCTGGTCCGGACCGGTGCGCGTGGAGGCGTGCGACGCGCCGACCCATCTGCTTCTGACGATGGGTCCGGAGACCGACGACGAGACCGTGCTCGAGGCGTGGCTCACCGAGGGGGCCTCCGGCACCAGGCTGGTGGTGGAGGAGCGGGGACTGCCCGTGGAGCGGCTCCACTTCTACGGCGCCGGCTGGCAGGTGCACCTCGAGGACCTCGCGCGCTCGTTCGTCGGTGACGCGCACCCTGAGGGCTGGTCGGAGTCGACACCGTCGACCGCATGGCATGCACGCTGGATCGCCCTCACGCCGACGTACGAGGAGGCCGCGGTCGGCTGA
- a CDS encoding formate dehydrogenase accessory sulfurtransferase FdhD: MTTSLPRRPGVSVRGRVTELRDGRMLEHEDRLAVEEPLEIRLAAPALAAQRLSVTMRTPGHDFELAAGWLVHEGICAPDTIRTVRYCTDADLTPEQEFNVVTVELAAPPLRLPAARMVSSACGVCGAESVSEALEGHTTDVEVSIARNLVHELPERLRAQQRGFDRTGGLHAAGLFEADGTTVVVREDVGRHNAVDKVVGSRILASAPVPPVLVLSGRIGFELVQKATVSGVSVLVAVGAPTSLAVRLGREAGLTVIGFTRPDRCVVYAGAERLID, encoded by the coding sequence GTGACCACCTCGCTGCCGCGCCGTCCCGGCGTGTCCGTCCGCGGGCGGGTCACCGAGCTTCGCGACGGACGGATGCTCGAGCACGAGGACCGCCTGGCCGTCGAGGAGCCGCTGGAGATCCGGCTCGCCGCCCCGGCGCTGGCTGCACAGCGGCTGTCGGTCACGATGCGCACGCCGGGCCACGACTTCGAGCTCGCCGCGGGGTGGCTCGTGCATGAGGGGATCTGCGCCCCTGACACGATCCGGACGGTGCGCTACTGCACCGACGCCGACCTGACGCCCGAGCAGGAGTTCAACGTCGTGACGGTCGAGCTGGCGGCCCCGCCGCTGCGGCTGCCCGCGGCCCGGATGGTCAGCTCCGCCTGCGGGGTGTGTGGGGCGGAGAGCGTGTCGGAGGCGCTGGAGGGTCACACCACGGATGTCGAGGTGAGCATCGCCCGCAACCTCGTCCATGAGCTGCCCGAGCGGCTCCGTGCCCAGCAGCGCGGCTTCGACCGGACCGGCGGGCTGCATGCAGCGGGCCTGTTCGAGGCCGACGGCACCACGGTCGTGGTCCGCGAGGACGTCGGCCGGCACAACGCGGTCGACAAGGTCGTCGGGTCCCGGATCCTCGCCTCCGCACCGGTCCCGCCGGTGCTGGTGCTGAGCGGGCGGATCGGCTTCGAGCTGGTGCAGAAGGCGACCGTCTCGGGGGTGTCGGTGCTAGTGGCCGTCGGCGCGCCCACCTCGCTCGCCGTACGCCTGGGACGCGAGGCGGGCCTGACCGTGATCGGCTTCACCCGCCCCGACAGGTGTGTGGTGTACGCCGGCGCCGAACGGCTCATCGACTGA
- a CDS encoding pyridoxamine 5'-phosphate oxidase family protein, producing the protein MVAPARDPHRRKADALAMLATPGIDVWVATASAAGEAHLVPLSLAWVAQRAVIAVPAASVTARHLSGSGRARLAVGPTRDVVMIDARLERVVPVEDDDELGSAYAAQADWDPREDTGYLFHVLRPTRVQAWREANELAGRTLMRDGTWLV; encoded by the coding sequence TTGGTCGCCCCAGCACGCGACCCGCACCGACGCAAGGCGGACGCGCTCGCGATGCTCGCCACACCGGGGATCGACGTCTGGGTCGCCACCGCGTCAGCGGCGGGGGAGGCGCACCTGGTGCCGCTCTCGCTGGCGTGGGTGGCGCAGCGGGCCGTGATCGCTGTGCCGGCAGCCTCGGTCACTGCCCGCCACCTCTCCGGGTCGGGCCGCGCCCGGCTCGCGGTGGGGCCCACCCGTGACGTGGTGATGATCGATGCGCGGCTCGAGCGCGTGGTTCCGGTGGAGGACGACGACGAGCTGGGGTCGGCGTACGCCGCCCAGGCCGACTGGGACCCGCGCGAGGACACCGGCTACCTCTTCCACGTCCTGCGTCCGACACGCGTGCAGGCGTGGCGCGAGGCCAACGAGCTCGCCGGACGCACTCTGATGCGGGACGGAACGTGGCTGGTCTAG
- a CDS encoding ArsR/SmtB family transcription factor, with amino-acid sequence MDAVLQALADPSRRTVLEILRDHPATAGELAAALPIARPGVSRHLRVLREAGLVDVRQEAQRRIYSLRPESLIELDEWLGEYRALWRNRLDALHTEIARGRKAPR; translated from the coding sequence GTGGACGCCGTACTCCAAGCGTTGGCCGACCCGAGCCGCCGCACCGTGCTCGAGATCCTCCGTGACCACCCGGCCACGGCGGGAGAGCTCGCGGCGGCGTTGCCGATCGCTCGACCCGGAGTGTCGCGGCACCTCAGGGTGCTGCGCGAGGCCGGGCTGGTCGACGTACGGCAGGAGGCTCAGCGTCGGATCTACAGCCTCCGCCCGGAGTCGCTCATCGAGCTGGACGAGTGGCTGGGGGAGTACCGCGCGTTGTGGCGCAACCGTCTCGACGCCTTGCACACCGAGATCGCCCGAGGAAGGAAGGCACCCAGATGA
- a CDS encoding PNPOx family protein, producing MQIPRAVAVFNKLINNRVQRLWAWVLPPWAILRHTGRRSGTVFRTPVVGFVCADGFVVPLLYGERSDWARNILAADGGIIERRGRTYELQDPRVVDSALIAITGIGARYVRAAPKALVATIGPRV from the coding sequence ATGCAGATCCCGCGCGCGGTGGCTGTCTTCAACAAGCTGATCAACAACCGCGTCCAGCGCCTGTGGGCGTGGGTCCTGCCGCCGTGGGCCATCCTGCGCCACACGGGTCGCAGGAGCGGCACCGTTTTCCGGACGCCTGTCGTGGGATTCGTCTGTGCGGACGGGTTCGTCGTCCCGCTGCTCTACGGCGAGCGGTCCGACTGGGCCCGCAACATCCTCGCCGCCGACGGTGGGATCATCGAGCGGCGGGGCCGCACGTACGAGCTGCAGGACCCGCGAGTCGTGGACAGCGCGCTCATCGCCATCACCGGGATCGGCGCGCGATACGTCCGCGCCGCGCCGAAGGCGCTGGTGGCGACCATCGGTCCGCGGGTGTAG
- a CDS encoding excinuclease ABC subunit UvrA encodes MSSPTTHVADAHDLIRVRGARENNLKNVDVDLPKRRLTVFTGVSGSGKSSLVFSTIAAESQRMINETYSAFVQGFMPTLARPEVDVLAGLTTAIIVDQERMGANPRSTVGTVTDANAMLRILFSRLGEPHVGPPTAYSFNVPTRRAGGVMTTEKGGRVEKKVVKDAVYLGGMCPRCEGMGSVSDIDRSALYDDSKSLSEGALTVPGYSMDGWYGRLFAGMGLPMDRPIASFTKKQLDTMLYAEPTRIKVEGVNLTFEGVIPKIQKSMLSKDPEAMQPHVRRFVERAVTFQTCPDCEGTRLTAEARSSRIAGKNIADLCAMQISDLADWLRALDEPAVGPLLGGLQHLMDSFTEIGLGYLSLDRPSGTLSGGEAQRAKMIRHLGSSLTDVTYVFDEPTIGLHPHDIERMNGLLRQLRDKGNTVLVVEHKPETIAIADHVVDLGPGAGTAGGEVCFEGTIEGLRASDTVTGRHLDDRARLKDSVRPSSGVLEIRGASAHNLRDVDVDIPLGVLCVLTGVAGSGKSSLVNGAHRDASSAVPTKQALAGREGVVLVDQGAIKGSRRSNPATYTGLLEPIRKAFAKANGVKPALFSSNSEGACPTCRGAGVVYTDLGIMDTVETPCEECEGRRFQAAVLEFTLAGRTIAEVLEMPASEALAMFGEGAARIPAAQRILEHLVDVGVGYVKLGQPLTTLSGGERQRLKLATRLGEKGSADPAVYVLDEPTTGLHLADVDNLLGLLDRLVDGGKSVIVIEHHQAVMAHADWIIDLGPGAGHDGGRVVFEGTPAALVEARSTLTGEHLAAYVGG; translated from the coding sequence ATGTCCAGCCCGACGACACACGTCGCCGACGCCCACGATCTGATCCGTGTCCGCGGAGCCCGGGAGAACAACCTCAAGAACGTCGACGTCGACCTTCCGAAGCGTCGGCTGACGGTGTTCACCGGCGTGTCCGGCTCGGGGAAGAGCTCCTTGGTCTTCAGCACCATCGCAGCGGAGTCGCAGCGGATGATCAACGAGACCTACAGCGCCTTCGTGCAGGGGTTCATGCCCACGCTGGCGCGCCCCGAGGTCGATGTGCTCGCGGGGCTGACGACCGCGATCATCGTCGACCAGGAGCGGATGGGCGCCAACCCGCGGTCGACCGTCGGCACGGTGACCGATGCGAACGCGATGCTGCGGATCCTGTTCAGCCGGCTGGGGGAGCCCCATGTCGGTCCGCCGACGGCGTACTCCTTCAACGTGCCGACCCGCAGAGCCGGCGGTGTGATGACCACGGAGAAGGGCGGCCGGGTCGAGAAGAAGGTGGTCAAGGACGCTGTCTACCTGGGCGGGATGTGCCCGCGCTGCGAGGGGATGGGCAGCGTGAGCGACATCGACCGGAGTGCGTTGTACGACGACTCCAAGTCCCTCTCGGAGGGCGCGCTCACGGTCCCGGGCTACTCCATGGACGGCTGGTACGGCCGGCTCTTCGCCGGGATGGGGCTGCCGATGGACAGGCCGATCGCCTCGTTCACGAAGAAGCAGCTCGACACGATGCTCTACGCCGAGCCGACCCGGATCAAGGTCGAGGGCGTCAACCTCACCTTCGAGGGAGTCATCCCCAAGATCCAGAAGTCGATGCTGTCGAAGGATCCGGAGGCGATGCAGCCGCACGTGCGCCGCTTCGTCGAGCGGGCCGTCACCTTCCAGACCTGCCCGGACTGCGAAGGCACCCGGCTGACCGCGGAGGCGCGGTCGTCGCGGATCGCCGGCAAGAACATCGCCGACCTGTGCGCGATGCAGATCAGTGACCTGGCCGACTGGCTCCGCGCGCTCGACGAGCCGGCGGTCGGCCCGCTGCTCGGCGGACTGCAGCACCTGATGGACTCCTTCACCGAGATCGGCCTCGGCTACCTGTCGCTCGACCGGCCCTCCGGCACGCTGTCGGGCGGCGAGGCACAGCGGGCCAAGATGATCCGGCACCTCGGGTCGTCGCTGACCGACGTCACCTACGTCTTCGACGAGCCGACCATCGGGCTGCACCCGCACGACATCGAGCGGATGAACGGGCTGCTGCGCCAGCTGCGGGACAAGGGCAACACGGTGCTCGTGGTCGAGCACAAGCCGGAGACGATCGCGATCGCCGACCATGTCGTGGATCTCGGGCCGGGCGCGGGGACCGCCGGGGGAGAGGTCTGCTTCGAGGGCACGATCGAGGGCCTGCGGGCCAGCGACACGGTGACCGGCCGCCACCTCGACGACCGGGCCCGGCTCAAGGACTCGGTGCGTCCCTCGTCGGGCGTGCTCGAGATTCGCGGCGCCTCGGCCCACAACCTGCGTGACGTCGACGTCGACATTCCGCTGGGCGTGCTCTGCGTGCTGACGGGCGTGGCCGGGTCGGGCAAGAGCTCACTGGTCAACGGAGCCCACCGGGACGCCTCGTCCGCGGTCCCGACGAAGCAGGCGCTCGCCGGGAGGGAGGGCGTCGTGCTGGTCGACCAAGGGGCGATCAAGGGCTCCCGGCGGAGCAACCCGGCGACGTACACCGGACTGCTGGAGCCGATCCGGAAGGCCTTCGCGAAGGCCAACGGGGTGAAGCCGGCGCTGTTCAGCTCCAACTCGGAGGGCGCCTGCCCGACCTGCCGTGGCGCGGGCGTGGTCTACACCGACCTCGGGATCATGGACACCGTCGAGACGCCGTGCGAGGAGTGCGAGGGGCGTCGCTTTCAGGCCGCCGTGCTGGAGTTCACGCTGGCCGGGCGCACCATTGCCGAGGTCCTCGAGATGCCGGCCTCGGAGGCACTCGCGATGTTCGGAGAGGGCGCGGCCCGGATCCCGGCGGCCCAGCGGATCCTGGAGCACCTCGTCGATGTAGGCGTCGGTTATGTCAAGCTGGGCCAGCCGCTGACCACCCTCTCCGGCGGGGAGCGGCAGCGGCTCAAGCTGGCCACTCGCCTTGGAGAGAAGGGCTCTGCTGATCCTGCTGTCTACGTCCTCGATGAGCCGACGACCGGACTGCACCTGGCCGACGTGGACAACCTGCTGGGGTTGCTGGACCGCCTCGTCGACGGCGGGAAGTCGGTGATCGTGATCGAGCACCACCAAGCCGTGATGGCCCACGCCGACTGGATCATCGACCTCGGCCCCGGCGCCGGCCACGACGGCGGCCGGGTCGTCTTCGAGGGCACCCCCGCCGCCCTGGTGGAGGCCCGCTCGACCCTGACCGGCGAGCACCTGGCGGCGTACGTCGGGGGGTAG
- a CDS encoding peptidylprolyl isomerase, whose product MKRSFVAAIALIPLLVLAAACGSSNPTTKPSGSSSPTQAASGPCAYPSSDQPAARKDIKTPPATPTTTKPTPVTITTNKGAINVTLEADKAPCTVNSFQSLASQGYFNDTPCHRLTTAGIFVLQCGDPSGTGTGTPGYTFADELIKDDPRVQPCKKVKTATGKQQICTYAAGTVAMANSGPDTNGSQFFLVYKDSPLPNAYTVFGRMDASGLKTVRSIAAAGLANGAQGDGAPKSPVTITSVK is encoded by the coding sequence GTGAAGAGGTCCTTCGTCGCCGCCATCGCCCTGATCCCGCTCCTGGTCCTCGCTGCGGCCTGCGGAAGCAGCAACCCCACCACGAAGCCCTCGGGCTCGTCGTCACCGACCCAGGCGGCAAGCGGACCGTGCGCCTATCCGAGCTCCGACCAACCGGCCGCGCGCAAGGACATCAAGACGCCGCCCGCCACCCCGACCACGACGAAGCCGACACCGGTCACGATCACCACCAACAAGGGCGCCATCAACGTGACCCTGGAGGCGGACAAGGCGCCGTGCACGGTCAACTCGTTCCAGTCGCTGGCCAGCCAGGGCTACTTCAACGACACGCCGTGCCACCGGTTGACGACTGCCGGGATCTTCGTCCTCCAGTGCGGCGACCCCTCGGGCACCGGGACCGGCACGCCGGGCTACACCTTCGCCGACGAGCTGATCAAGGACGACCCCCGCGTGCAGCCGTGCAAGAAGGTCAAGACCGCCACCGGCAAACAGCAGATCTGCACCTACGCCGCCGGCACGGTGGCGATGGCGAACAGCGGGCCGGACACGAACGGCTCGCAGTTCTTCCTGGTCTACAAGGACTCTCCCCTGCCGAACGCCTACACCGTGTTCGGCCGGATGGATGCCAGCGGCCTGAAGACCGTACGCTCGATCGCCGCAGCAGGACTGGCGAACGGCGCCCAGGGCGACGGAGCACCCAAGAGCCCGGTGACCATCACCTCGGTGAAGTAG